A part of Gemmatimonas groenlandica genomic DNA contains:
- a CDS encoding 3-deoxy-D-manno-octulosonic acid transferase, which produces MLAARLATQLAPASGSKLWRSLAARRGLLERITAASRAVRTPSRPLVWMHAPSVGEGLQARPVAHRLRALHPELQLAYTFFSPSAETFSASVGADITDYLPFDGRREADAMLDALQPSVLAFVKLDVWPTLVERATARGIPVALLSATLAPRSGRSGAMSRLLLHEAYSALEGVGAIDQANADRLVALGVRPDVLEVTGDTRFDQVWDRAQRVDERQPMLRALAGTRPTLVAGSTWPADEAVLLEAFARARRAESSLRLIIAPHEPTATHLGPIVAWALAAGVSCATLSLAESDRAASQSDVILVDRVGVLGDLYSLADVAFVGGGFHAAGLHSVIEPAAFGAPVLFGPGHDMSREAGLLISAGGARVVRDAGECEAALRTFTANSVARETAGAAARDLVQSELGATERSVRLVQRLLRARL; this is translated from the coding sequence GTGCTCGCCGCCCGGCTCGCTACCCAGCTGGCCCCGGCGAGCGGGTCGAAGCTCTGGCGTTCGCTGGCGGCCCGTCGTGGATTATTGGAGCGGATCACGGCCGCCAGTCGCGCCGTCCGTACGCCGAGCCGACCGCTGGTCTGGATGCACGCGCCGTCGGTTGGTGAAGGTCTGCAGGCGCGTCCCGTGGCGCACCGACTCCGCGCGCTCCATCCCGAACTGCAGCTGGCGTACACCTTCTTCTCGCCCAGCGCCGAGACGTTTTCCGCTTCCGTGGGTGCCGACATCACCGACTATCTGCCCTTCGACGGACGTCGCGAAGCCGACGCGATGCTCGATGCGCTGCAGCCTTCGGTGTTGGCGTTCGTGAAGCTCGACGTGTGGCCGACTCTCGTGGAGCGTGCGACGGCACGGGGCATCCCCGTGGCGCTCCTCAGTGCCACTCTGGCGCCCCGATCGGGCCGATCCGGGGCCATGTCACGTCTGCTGCTCCACGAGGCGTACAGCGCCCTCGAGGGCGTCGGCGCGATTGATCAGGCCAATGCCGACCGGCTGGTCGCACTCGGCGTGCGCCCCGACGTGCTCGAGGTGACCGGTGATACGCGCTTCGATCAGGTGTGGGATCGGGCGCAGCGCGTCGACGAGCGACAGCCGATGCTGCGAGCGCTGGCGGGTACCCGACCCACACTGGTGGCGGGGTCCACCTGGCCGGCCGACGAAGCGGTATTGCTCGAGGCGTTCGCACGTGCGCGCCGGGCGGAGAGCTCGCTGCGACTGATCATTGCCCCGCACGAACCCACCGCGACGCATCTCGGGCCGATCGTGGCATGGGCGCTCGCAGCGGGCGTATCGTGTGCCACGCTGTCGCTGGCGGAGTCGGATCGGGCCGCGTCACAGAGCGACGTGATCCTCGTCGACCGTGTCGGCGTCCTCGGCGATCTGTATTCGCTCGCTGACGTGGCGTTCGTCGGCGGCGGCTTTCACGCGGCCGGGCTACACTCGGTGATCGAACCGGCGGCGTTCGGCGCACCGGTGCTCTTCGGCCCCGGCCATGACATGAGTCGCGAGGCGGGACTGCTGATTAGCGCCGGCGGGGCGCGGGTGGTGCGCGATGCGGGCGAGTGCGAGGCGGCACTGCGGACCTTCACGGCGAATTCCGTGGCACGTGAAACGGCCGGCGCTGCGGCGCGAGACCTCGTGCAGAGCGAGCTTGGGGCAACGGAGCGGTCGGTGCGTCTGGTGCAACGGTTGTTGCGGGCGCGACTCTGA
- a CDS encoding PilW family protein: MRTLPRARRGFTLAEVLISMTIGMVVIASATAFSLSSWQTRRSWTVRENVDRGARFVGLSIARDVQEAGISMVGTAVFSALGSVGDTVSVLSVPFDPQEAPVYPIFDDGDTLPNYPPGGTCGVSCIDFKKVNGAYTLKAGDLVRLQVGTTRRLLLLTSVANQSANVFRIQFLPATRLVNREAGLDNLLLARSGTTIQRLNAVMYWRVPSTKQLMRAERLTSTGAPDGDVVATGVQVFQSRLVFMSGAEHPTYDGLDADTTNDGNDVIGVRIRAKIRSDRSDPAVNKGKPVDRWYEWRVAPRNLLYEKNRM; the protein is encoded by the coding sequence ATGCGAACATTACCACGCGCCCGTCGCGGCTTCACCTTGGCCGAAGTGCTGATCTCCATGACCATAGGTATGGTCGTGATCGCGTCAGCCACAGCGTTCTCGCTTAGTAGCTGGCAGACGCGTCGATCCTGGACCGTGCGCGAAAACGTCGATCGTGGCGCACGATTCGTCGGTCTCTCCATCGCCCGCGACGTGCAGGAAGCGGGCATCTCGATGGTCGGAACCGCCGTGTTCTCGGCCCTGGGCTCCGTCGGCGACACGGTATCGGTGCTGTCGGTGCCGTTCGATCCGCAGGAAGCACCCGTGTACCCGATCTTCGATGACGGCGACACGCTGCCGAACTACCCGCCGGGCGGCACCTGCGGCGTCAGCTGCATCGACTTCAAGAAGGTGAACGGCGCGTACACGCTCAAAGCGGGTGATCTCGTCCGACTGCAGGTAGGCACGACGCGGCGCCTGTTGCTGCTCACGAGTGTGGCGAATCAATCCGCCAACGTGTTCCGCATTCAATTCCTGCCGGCCACGCGACTCGTCAATCGTGAGGCGGGGCTCGACAATCTGTTGCTGGCCCGATCGGGCACGACCATTCAACGACTGAACGCCGTGATGTACTGGCGAGTGCCGTCCACGAAGCAACTGATGCGCGCCGAACGGCTCACGTCCACCGGTGCACCTGACGGCGACGTCGTGGCGACCGGCGTGCAGGTGTTTCAGAGTCGGCTCGTGTTCATGTCAGGCGCCGAGCATCCCACCTATGACGGGCTCGATGCCGACACCACCAATGACGGAAACGACGTGATCGGCGTGCGCATCCGCGCGAAAATTCGCAGTGACCGCAGCGATCCTGCCGTGAACAAGGGAAAGCCGGTGGATCGGTGGTACGAGTGGCGCGTCGCCCCGCGCAATCTGCTCTACGAGAAGAACCGGATGTAA
- a CDS encoding carboxypeptidase-like regulatory domain-containing protein produces the protein MFWLPVSAQAQVLRGSAKLVGDDRPLDQARVMALLRDGRSIGSAVTDDKGRFQFRVNAGGKPFAISITRIGMEPTLSEEITIGVTDTLEVNFNVVETGIRTDTVRVKSSPSFNELRLTEARRRGWRVFPPVEVEKLRERSNSFEDLLRSTGYPGFVVPSRRDDCIRSTRYNRCLTIVLDGIPLSGSYPNINPRDVYFFALLGKTESAVQFGDRTPWGAIVIYTRAKGDKY, from the coding sequence ATGTTCTGGCTCCCGGTCAGTGCGCAGGCCCAGGTGCTGCGCGGATCAGCCAAACTCGTTGGGGATGACCGACCGCTCGATCAAGCGCGCGTCATGGCCTTACTCCGCGACGGCCGGTCCATCGGCAGCGCCGTCACCGATGACAAAGGTCGCTTTCAGTTCCGCGTCAACGCCGGCGGCAAGCCGTTCGCGATCTCGATCACGCGCATCGGGATGGAGCCGACGCTCTCCGAAGAAATCACCATCGGTGTCACTGACACGCTCGAGGTGAACTTCAACGTCGTCGAAACGGGCATTCGCACCGACACGGTGCGCGTGAAATCCTCGCCGTCGTTCAACGAATTGCGTCTCACGGAAGCGCGTCGGCGCGGCTGGCGCGTGTTCCCACCGGTCGAAGTGGAGAAACTGCGCGAGCGTTCGAACTCGTTCGAAGACCTGCTGCGCTCGACCGGCTACCCGGGATTCGTGGTGCCAAGCCGTCGGGATGATTGTATCCGCTCCACGCGCTACAATCGCTGCCTCACGATCGTGCTCGACGGCATCCCGCTCAGCGGCAGCTACCCGAACATCAATCCGCGCGATGTCTATTTCTTCGCGCTGCTCGGAAAAACCGAATCGGCGGTGCAGTTCGGCGACCGCACGCCCTGGGGCGCGATTGTGATTTATACGCGCGCCAAGGGGGACAAGTACTGA
- a CDS encoding DsbA family protein, with protein MSRSRSAFRQSALLLCVVALTACGTADPAKTANAAAEPGRTAEVAASPLLQTTAISGPGAAGDTLADSITIQRADRGRLMGREDAMWVVMISDFQCPYCKQWHDSSMANLKRDYIDAGKIRLAYLHLPLSIHRHAKAQAEASMCAAVQAKFWEYADVLFREQRAFQPIDNPSAKLDDIGRELKLDMPSFTRCRKSDAIRMLVENDERQATQARVQSTPSFLIGEFLVQGALPYKDFRRAIDTALVVAKSRRTR; from the coding sequence ATGTCCCGATCCCGCTCCGCGTTCCGCCAGTCTGCGCTCCTGCTCTGCGTGGTCGCGCTCACGGCATGCGGCACGGCCGATCCGGCGAAGACCGCGAACGCGGCTGCCGAGCCGGGCCGTACGGCGGAAGTGGCGGCATCGCCGTTGCTGCAGACGACCGCGATCTCTGGTCCGGGCGCAGCGGGCGACACGCTCGCCGACTCGATCACGATTCAACGGGCCGATCGTGGCCGCTTGATGGGCCGGGAAGATGCGATGTGGGTGGTGATGATCAGCGACTTTCAGTGCCCGTACTGCAAGCAGTGGCACGACTCGTCGATGGCCAACCTCAAGCGCGACTACATCGACGCCGGCAAGATCCGCTTGGCGTATCTGCATCTGCCACTTTCGATTCACCGACACGCGAAGGCCCAGGCCGAAGCGTCGATGTGCGCCGCCGTGCAGGCGAAGTTCTGGGAGTACGCCGACGTGCTCTTCCGTGAGCAGCGGGCGTTTCAACCGATCGACAATCCGTCGGCCAAACTCGACGACATCGGCCGTGAGCTGAAGCTCGACATGCCGAGCTTCACGCGCTGCCGGAAGTCCGACGCGATTCGCATGCTGGTGGAGAACGACGAGCGGCAGGCGACGCAGGCACGCGTCCAGTCCACACCGTCGTTCCTGATCGGCGAGTTTCTGGTGCAAGGCGCGTTGCCGTACAAGGATTTCCGCCGGGCCATCGACACGGCGCTGGTGGTGGCGAAGTCGAGGAGGACGCGCTGA
- a CDS encoding nucleotidyltransferase domain-containing protein: MARASMSLDDLVQQLRQVHGDALRAAVLYGSAASGEQVVGHSDFNVLVIVSSIDVPQMRSLGQTMRAWQEAGNPPVLVLTEQEWLRSADIFPMEYADILERHRLLHGTVSLSDLAVDPHYLRLQTEQEAMGKLLRLRRGVMVAGTDAARQTDLLRSSFSALLVIFRAVLRLHGVKPERDATRVIQDAAARCGFDAAPFMSVSALVRGTSFANGEAESVLAGYVRGMDVLVEYLDQFTPPTAAPAVNSPVQS, translated from the coding sequence ATGGCCCGTGCTTCGATGTCTCTCGATGATCTCGTCCAGCAGCTCCGTCAGGTCCACGGTGACGCGCTGCGGGCTGCCGTTCTGTACGGTTCGGCGGCCAGCGGCGAGCAGGTGGTCGGGCACTCCGACTTCAATGTCCTCGTCATCGTCTCGTCGATCGATGTGCCCCAGATGCGCAGTCTGGGACAGACGATGCGCGCGTGGCAGGAGGCCGGCAATCCGCCGGTCCTTGTGCTCACCGAACAGGAGTGGCTGCGCTCGGCGGACATCTTCCCGATGGAGTACGCCGACATTCTCGAACGCCACCGGCTGTTGCATGGCACCGTGTCGCTGAGCGACCTCGCGGTGGATCCCCACTATCTGCGATTGCAAACGGAGCAGGAGGCGATGGGCAAGTTGCTCCGCCTTCGTCGCGGCGTGATGGTGGCCGGAACCGATGCGGCGCGGCAAACCGATCTGCTTCGCTCCAGCTTCAGTGCGCTGCTCGTGATCTTTCGCGCCGTCCTGCGCTTGCACGGCGTGAAGCCCGAGCGCGACGCGACGCGGGTGATTCAGGATGCGGCCGCGCGGTGCGGCTTTGACGCCGCGCCGTTCATGTCGGTCTCGGCGCTCGTGCGCGGTACGTCGTTCGCCAACGGCGAAGCGGAATCCGTGCTGGCGGGGTATGTACGCGGCATGGATGTGCTTGTCGAATATCTCGATCAATTCACGCCGCCCACGGCGGCACCTGCAGTCAATTCCCCAGTCCAATCATGA
- a CDS encoding DUF4397 domain-containing protein — MRLSRFAILGVAVSAMVGCSEPSDGPTTPNIPPLAYVRYINAVPDTLGTTVRFIDQVEYSPISWANVQFRGLGQGNYQPTAAGARKFRVFTYSADVSAAGNTNILVDTTITFEAGKYYTLLHLGYARAGSTPKQRIVNIVDALPATPAGIAFRAIHAGLDVGNVDIYATPTTTDAITGTPLLANVALNTVSAYLTRATGAFAARVTATGSTTAVISAAAPAGTAGSASVDPLGGATIAGSIITAVAFPATPANSAGTRFTTPGVVYFVDKQPPRTTPNP, encoded by the coding sequence ATGCGGCTCTCCCGATTTGCAATTCTTGGCGTAGCAGTGTCGGCGATGGTCGGCTGCAGTGAGCCCAGCGATGGGCCCACGACACCGAACATCCCGCCCCTGGCGTACGTTCGCTATATCAACGCCGTCCCCGATACGCTCGGCACCACGGTCCGCTTCATCGACCAGGTCGAGTACTCGCCGATCTCATGGGCCAACGTGCAGTTCCGTGGCCTCGGCCAGGGTAACTACCAGCCCACCGCGGCGGGCGCGCGCAAGTTCCGCGTGTTTACGTACAGCGCCGACGTGTCAGCCGCCGGCAACACGAACATCCTGGTGGATACCACCATCACGTTCGAAGCCGGCAAGTACTACACGCTGCTGCACCTCGGCTACGCCCGCGCCGGCTCCACGCCGAAGCAGCGTATCGTGAACATCGTCGACGCCCTCCCAGCCACGCCGGCCGGTATCGCGTTCCGGGCCATTCACGCCGGACTCGATGTTGGAAACGTCGACATCTACGCGACGCCGACGACCACGGATGCCATCACCGGCACGCCGCTGCTCGCGAACGTCGCGTTGAATACGGTGTCGGCGTATCTCACGCGCGCCACGGGAGCCTTCGCGGCCCGTGTCACCGCGACCGGCTCCACCACGGCCGTCATCAGCGCGGCGGCTCCGGCCGGTACCGCTGGTAGTGCGTCGGTCGATCCGCTCGGTGGCGCCACGATCGCCGGCTCGATCATCACGGCCGTCGCATTCCCGGCCACGCCGGCGAACTCGGCCGGCACGCGGTTCACGACGCCTGGCGTGGTGTACTTCGTCGACAAGCAGCCGCCGCGCACGACGCCCAACCCGTAA
- a CDS encoding TPM domain-containing protein, which yields MIWILAAIVAVAGSPTLAWSHVAAAGQPLPAPVGYVNDFAKVLAPDAAARIDDLATRVNAATRGDMVVVTLPSLNGRPVEEVALRLGREWKVGSSAAIGDQARNVGVIILLVPKETSDDGRGYCRIEAGQGAEGFITDATSGDICREQTPLFRAQDYSGALERIATDVAGRYAANFGVALDGVPPPQQRRRPQQSRGIPPFMIVLALVILFSLLSSSGGRRRRGCVGCIPIPIPGPSSGGWHSGGGGFSGGFGGGGGGGGFGGFGGGGGFSGGGGGSNW from the coding sequence ATGATCTGGATCCTTGCGGCAATCGTGGCCGTCGCTGGGTCGCCAACACTGGCGTGGAGTCACGTGGCGGCCGCCGGTCAGCCGTTGCCAGCGCCCGTGGGCTATGTCAACGACTTCGCGAAGGTGCTCGCGCCCGACGCGGCGGCCCGTATCGACGATCTCGCCACGCGCGTCAACGCGGCCACCCGTGGCGACATGGTCGTCGTCACGTTGCCGTCGTTGAACGGTCGCCCAGTCGAAGAAGTGGCCTTACGGCTGGGCCGTGAATGGAAGGTCGGCTCCAGCGCGGCGATCGGCGATCAAGCGCGCAACGTCGGTGTGATCATCCTGCTGGTTCCCAAGGAAACGTCCGATGACGGCCGGGGCTACTGCCGCATCGAGGCGGGGCAGGGCGCCGAAGGGTTCATCACCGACGCCACGTCGGGTGACATCTGTCGTGAGCAAACACCGCTCTTTCGCGCGCAGGACTACTCCGGCGCGCTGGAGCGCATCGCGACCGACGTCGCGGGGCGCTACGCCGCCAACTTCGGCGTCGCGCTGGATGGAGTGCCGCCGCCGCAGCAACGCCGGCGACCGCAGCAGTCGCGGGGCATTCCACCGTTCATGATTGTGCTGGCGCTGGTGATTCTCTTCTCTCTGCTCAGCTCCTCCGGCGGACGCCGCCGGCGAGGCTGCGTGGGCTGCATTCCCATTCCGATTCCCGGTCCCTCGTCGGGAGGGTGGCATAGCGGCGGCGGTGGATTCAGCGGCGGTTTTGGCGGTGGTGGTGGTGGCGGTGGGTTCGGCGGATTCGGCGGTGGCGGCGGATTCAGTGGTGGTGGTGGCGGCTCCAACTGGTGA
- a CDS encoding SusC/RagA family TonB-linked outer membrane protein, with product MSRFMRWLSQVPIAVALLLMPVVAQAQGPAVITGTVKSEFGDPLENANVYIVELAISVGTNAAGRFTMSIPADRVRGQALQLRARAIGYKADAKPITLRAGNQTFDFSLAKDINRLQEVVTTGVTAGTEQKKLAFSVAQVSDKDMPVPGSNPLSQLQGKVAGANIVSASGRPGTAPAIILRGPQSINATGRGQDPLYIIDGVVSQGGLQDINPQDIENIEVVKGAAASSLYGSRAGNGVIQITTRSGKNQSEGVKFRANVEYGVSDIENEYQYPTTHFMLMDENASRFCVTVAGAADCSRTVDIYQEAYRINNDGGDFALPPLRFSNDGGIAQNPGAINSRALFQVNQFPKSYNPIAQFVTNGQVINSTLDATGRVGRTNFFASVNQLRQEGSVKLLPGYTRNSMRLNVDQQLGGNVNFSVRSSYSSANDYNNGAGWFGLTRQPANAQLFATDAKGRLYIRTVAQNQGAQNLNPAYNAQNFVPLNRIDRFVGNATARWTPLSWLDGEFNFGYDSRSNFQEQQRDRGYRTSALSATNLGDIDRSAGRAYSLNASGNVSARKNWFDESLTSRLTLRYLYETQNSRSQGTGGTNLAVPGLADPDAAITNFYTTGSSEIVRQLGFFTNLDLDYKGRYIIGALVRRDAASLFGAANRWQTYGRASAAWRLSDEPWFNFDQISDLKFRYSIGQAGNRPNFTAQYETFTIGAGGALNPNQLGNKNLKPEVSTEQEYGMDLELFSKYGVTVTKSHNVIDDQLLQPPPPAAAGFASQWTNAGQLTNNTFEVSLNVPIVATRNVDYSARFNYDRTTSVITQLDIPEYFVSAAGQQGSETMFKIVKGGSLGQIYGRKFVKDCGQLPANFQSRCGSGLDFQRNSDGFIVYVGQGNTLADGITKNLWMTRLPAAQAPWAGGTTADPLNWGFPILERDATGAVPVLPVGQALPSFRWSVAQNFRYKRITAYGLLDATVGKDVWNVGRQWSYGDFMHADADQQGRSVADAKPIGYYFRAVSTGGIGGLYDVLAPNNNTVEDAGFVKLRELSVGYRIGSIGGIGNWNLALIGRNLITWTKYKGFDPEVGLGGGALGSGVLNAADGFTFPNLRQFTFSLSTSF from the coding sequence ATGTCGAGATTTATGCGGTGGCTGTCGCAGGTCCCCATCGCCGTTGCCCTGTTGCTGATGCCCGTTGTGGCGCAGGCACAGGGTCCGGCCGTTATCACTGGAACCGTGAAGAGCGAGTTCGGTGATCCCCTAGAAAACGCCAACGTCTATATCGTTGAACTCGCCATCTCGGTGGGTACCAACGCGGCGGGTCGTTTCACCATGTCGATCCCGGCGGATCGCGTGCGCGGGCAGGCGTTGCAGTTGCGCGCCCGTGCGATCGGCTACAAGGCCGACGCCAAGCCGATCACGCTGCGGGCCGGCAATCAGACGTTCGACTTCTCCCTGGCCAAGGACATCAACCGCCTCCAGGAAGTCGTCACCACCGGCGTGACCGCGGGTACGGAGCAAAAGAAGCTCGCGTTCTCGGTGGCGCAGGTCAGCGACAAGGACATGCCCGTTCCGGGCTCCAACCCGCTGTCGCAGCTGCAGGGTAAGGTGGCCGGTGCCAACATCGTGTCGGCCTCCGGCCGACCGGGCACGGCGCCCGCGATCATTCTCCGTGGCCCCCAGTCGATCAACGCGACGGGCCGTGGTCAGGATCCGCTGTACATCATCGACGGTGTCGTCTCGCAGGGTGGCCTGCAGGACATCAACCCGCAGGACATCGAGAACATCGAAGTCGTGAAGGGTGCGGCTGCCTCGTCGCTGTACGGCTCACGCGCCGGTAACGGCGTCATTCAGATCACCACGCGCTCGGGCAAGAACCAGAGCGAAGGCGTGAAGTTCCGCGCCAACGTGGAATACGGCGTGTCGGACATCGAGAACGAGTATCAGTACCCGACGACGCACTTCATGCTGATGGACGAGAACGCCTCTCGCTTCTGCGTGACGGTGGCCGGAGCGGCTGATTGCTCGCGCACGGTCGACATCTATCAGGAAGCGTACCGCATCAATAATGACGGCGGTGACTTCGCACTGCCGCCGTTGCGCTTCTCGAACGACGGTGGCATCGCGCAGAATCCCGGTGCGATCAACTCGCGCGCGCTGTTCCAGGTCAATCAGTTTCCGAAGTCGTACAACCCGATCGCGCAGTTCGTCACGAACGGCCAGGTCATTAACTCGACGCTTGACGCGACGGGTAGGGTCGGCCGCACGAACTTCTTCGCCTCGGTGAATCAGCTGCGCCAGGAAGGCTCCGTGAAGCTGCTGCCGGGTTACACGCGTAACTCGATGCGCCTCAATGTCGACCAACAGTTGGGCGGGAACGTCAACTTCTCGGTGCGCTCCAGCTACTCCAGCGCCAACGACTACAACAACGGCGCCGGCTGGTTTGGCCTCACGCGTCAGCCGGCCAACGCCCAGCTGTTCGCGACCGATGCGAAGGGCCGTTTGTACATCCGTACGGTGGCGCAGAATCAGGGCGCGCAGAATCTGAACCCGGCGTACAACGCGCAGAACTTCGTGCCGCTGAATCGCATCGACCGCTTCGTGGGTAACGCCACGGCGCGGTGGACGCCGCTTTCGTGGCTCGACGGCGAGTTCAACTTCGGCTATGACTCTCGCAGCAACTTCCAGGAACAGCAGCGTGACCGCGGCTACCGGACGTCGGCGCTGAGTGCGACCAATCTCGGCGACATCGACCGGAGTGCCGGTCGCGCGTACTCGCTGAACGCTTCGGGTAACGTGTCGGCGCGTAAGAACTGGTTCGACGAGAGCCTCACCTCGCGCCTCACCCTCCGCTACCTGTACGAGACGCAGAACTCGCGCTCGCAGGGTACCGGCGGTACGAACCTGGCGGTGCCGGGCCTCGCCGATCCCGATGCGGCGATCACGAACTTCTACACCACGGGGTCGTCTGAAATCGTGCGTCAGCTCGGTTTCTTCACGAACCTCGACCTCGACTACAAGGGCCGCTACATCATCGGCGCCCTCGTCCGCCGCGACGCCGCGTCGCTGTTCGGTGCGGCCAACCGCTGGCAGACTTATGGTCGTGCCTCGGCCGCCTGGCGTTTGTCTGACGAGCCCTGGTTCAATTTTGACCAGATTTCCGACCTCAAGTTCCGCTACTCGATCGGTCAGGCAGGTAACCGCCCGAACTTCACGGCGCAGTACGAGACGTTCACGATCGGCGCGGGTGGTGCGCTCAACCCGAACCAGCTCGGCAACAAGAATCTCAAGCCGGAAGTGTCCACCGAGCAGGAATACGGCATGGACCTTGAGCTGTTCAGCAAGTACGGCGTCACGGTCACGAAGTCGCACAACGTGATCGACGACCAGCTGCTGCAGCCTCCCCCGCCCGCTGCGGCCGGCTTCGCCAGCCAGTGGACGAACGCGGGTCAGCTCACGAACAATACGTTCGAAGTCTCGCTCAACGTCCCGATCGTGGCCACGCGCAACGTCGACTACTCGGCCCGCTTCAACTACGACCGTACGACGTCGGTGATCACGCAGCTCGACATTCCCGAGTACTTCGTATCGGCCGCCGGTCAGCAGGGTTCCGAGACGATGTTCAAGATCGTCAAGGGCGGTTCGCTCGGTCAGATCTACGGCCGCAAGTTCGTGAAGGACTGCGGTCAGCTCCCCGCGAACTTCCAGAGCCGCTGCGGCTCGGGACTTGATTTCCAGCGCAACTCGGACGGCTTCATCGTGTACGTCGGACAGGGCAACACGCTGGCTGACGGCATCACGAAGAACCTGTGGATGACCCGCCTCCCGGCTGCCCAGGCGCCGTGGGCTGGTGGCACCACCGCTGACCCGTTGAACTGGGGCTTCCCGATCCTCGAGCGTGACGCCACCGGCGCCGTGCCGGTGCTCCCCGTTGGTCAGGCGCTCCCGAGCTTCCGCTGGTCGGTTGCCCAGAACTTCCGGTACAAGCGCATCACGGCCTACGGCCTGCTCGACGCCACGGTGGGCAAGGATGTGTGGAACGTCGGTCGTCAGTGGTCGTACGGCGACTTCATGCATGCCGACGCCGACCAGCAGGGACGCTCGGTCGCGGATGCGAAGCCGATCGGCTACTACTTCCGCGCCGTTTCCACGGGTGGCATCGGTGGTCTGTACGACGTGCTGGCGCCGAACAACAACACCGTGGAAGACGCGGGCTTCGTGAAGCTCCGTGAACTCTCGGTCGGCTACCGCATCGGCTCGATCGGCGGCATCGGCAACTGGAACCTCGCCCTCATCGGTCGCAACCTGATCACGTGGACCAAGTACAAGGGCTTCGATCCTGAAGTGGGCCTGGGCGGTGGTGCGCTCGGATCCGGCGTGTTGAACGCCGCCGACGGCTTCACCTTCCCGAACCTGCGCCAGTTCACGTTCTCGCTCAGCACCAGCTTCTGA
- a CDS encoding LemA family protein, with protein sequence MVTTQLSGRPSSPFSWSRLASRAASRARVLAVALVLPLGMNACGYNTIQSYDEQAAQAKQNIDAQLQRRADLIPNLVNTVKGFAAQESEVLTAVTQARAGLVGALQKPGGSDPTELANANQQLTTSLGRLAVTVEAYPELKSNENFLRLQDELTGTENRIAVSRTDYNGAVRLYNEYIRKFPAVLTAKVTGSKPRTYFEVTDAASRAAPTVDFKK encoded by the coding sequence ATGGTCACCACGCAACTTTCGGGACGTCCGTCCAGTCCATTCTCCTGGTCTCGCCTCGCGTCGCGTGCGGCTTCACGCGCGCGCGTGCTCGCGGTCGCTCTCGTGCTCCCGCTCGGTATGAACGCGTGCGGCTACAATACGATCCAGTCGTACGACGAACAGGCCGCGCAGGCCAAGCAGAACATCGATGCGCAGCTGCAGCGACGCGCCGACCTGATTCCGAATCTCGTGAACACCGTCAAGGGATTCGCGGCGCAGGAAAGCGAAGTGCTAACGGCGGTCACGCAGGCGCGGGCCGGTCTCGTCGGTGCGTTGCAGAAGCCGGGCGGTTCCGATCCGACCGAATTGGCCAACGCCAATCAGCAGCTCACGACCTCGCTCGGACGTCTCGCGGTAACGGTCGAAGCGTACCCCGAGCTCAAGTCGAACGAGAACTTCCTTCGCTTGCAGGATGAGCTCACCGGCACCGAGAACCGTATCGCTGTATCACGCACCGACTACAACGGCGCTGTGCGGCTGTACAACGAGTACATCCGTAAGTTTCCCGCGGTTCTCACCGCCAAGGTGACCGGTTCCAAGCCGCGCACGTACTTCGAAGTTACCGACGCCGCCTCGCGGGCGGCGCCGACGGTCGATTTCAAGAAGTAA